The Cohnella abietis genome has a segment encoding these proteins:
- a CDS encoding cache domain-containing sensor histidine kinase has translation MNLIQKLIVFFILLIVIPVLLAYWIVSVKVAKITEGQMGDTLFQLVKTSHHTLDRDIVSVDGATERLMISPETRQMFDMTPMSEYDHLQKYLVLDKLLTNYSKNLVNYSVFIPQITNEFPFAPPSDVKANGVFFSCDISSSSWFQDALNAKGTGIIRIMNRTGDNRAGIKTAAYIRSMNNYLDDNSPKGVLVMTGLDELMRKDLETLKIPKDGQIVLLNKGNIVLANTSNIEIGSTFKLPQTIFRSTEGVFIDREEGKSWLYAINSSTNSGTKLLFKIPISSIIGEHEAMRELVNYLMIVYFCILLIAILYFLRHILSPLSRLARLSRSFEPGRPLTNEYMVNRKDEIGLLNNAFFDMTKRLNQTIHDKYELELKHKEAELTILHSQINPHLLYNTLESIFWRTSIEGNTESAEMIRDLSLLMRIGLSRGKTLIPISEELNHIEAYLRLQLKRNNYSFAIHWEIEEETKSYLIPKVVLQPLVENSIIHGIRKMEKDGQLWIKINMVENKIMILIEDNGYKAVNLSKLNDILKGTLPDEGYGMINVNKRIKLHFGEHYGLSFEHRSEGGTRVILIIAATSSDEI, from the coding sequence ATGAATTTAATTCAAAAATTAATTGTTTTTTTTATTCTGCTGATCGTTATTCCTGTCTTGCTCGCCTATTGGATTGTCTCCGTCAAGGTTGCGAAGATTACCGAGGGTCAGATGGGAGATACGTTGTTTCAGCTTGTCAAAACAAGCCATCATACGTTGGATCGCGATATTGTGTCTGTAGACGGGGCTACTGAGAGGCTCATGATCTCTCCTGAGACTCGGCAAATGTTCGATATGACTCCGATGTCAGAGTACGATCATCTTCAGAAGTACCTTGTGCTGGATAAGCTGTTAACTAACTACTCCAAGAACTTGGTTAATTATTCAGTATTCATTCCCCAGATTACAAATGAGTTTCCATTCGCACCTCCTTCGGACGTGAAGGCGAACGGGGTGTTTTTTTCATGTGACATCTCATCATCGAGCTGGTTTCAGGATGCTCTTAATGCGAAAGGAACTGGCATAATCAGAATTATGAATCGGACGGGCGACAACCGTGCTGGGATTAAGACGGCAGCATACATAAGGTCTATGAACAATTACCTGGACGATAACTCACCGAAAGGTGTTCTGGTTATGACGGGTCTAGATGAATTGATGCGGAAGGACCTAGAAACGCTTAAGATTCCGAAGGATGGACAAATTGTTCTATTGAACAAAGGTAATATTGTGCTAGCCAATACTTCAAACATTGAAATTGGTTCAACATTTAAGCTGCCTCAAACGATATTCCGGTCAACGGAAGGGGTATTTATAGACCGAGAGGAAGGGAAATCTTGGTTATACGCGATTAATTCAAGCACTAATAGTGGGACTAAGCTATTATTCAAAATTCCGATAAGCTCTATTATTGGCGAGCATGAGGCTATGAGAGAGCTGGTTAATTACCTTATGATCGTATATTTCTGTATTTTATTAATAGCGATCCTTTATTTTCTCAGACACATTCTAAGCCCTCTATCTCGATTAGCCAGATTAAGCCGTTCGTTCGAGCCTGGAAGGCCACTAACGAATGAATACATGGTGAATCGTAAGGACGAAATTGGCCTTTTAAATAATGCATTCTTTGATATGACGAAGCGACTTAACCAAACGATTCATGACAAGTATGAGCTTGAGCTCAAGCATAAAGAAGCAGAGCTGACTATTCTACATTCTCAGATTAATCCCCATTTGCTTTACAACACGCTTGAATCTATTTTCTGGCGAACATCAATTGAAGGAAATACGGAATCAGCCGAAATGATCCGCGATCTCTCGTTGCTTATGCGCATCGGCTTAAGTCGGGGAAAAACCTTAATCCCTATTTCGGAAGAGCTGAATCACATTGAAGCCTATTTGAGACTACAGTTAAAAAGAAACAACTATTCCTTCGCCATTCACTGGGAAATCGAGGAAGAAACCAAATCATATCTTATTCCTAAAGTCGTTCTTCAGCCCCTAGTAGAAAACTCTATCATTCATGGCATTCGCAAGATGGAGAAGGACGGACAGCTATGGATTAAGATTAATATGGTTGAAAATAAAATTATGATATTGATTGAGGATAACGGGTACAAGGCAGTAAATTTGAGTAAATTGAACGACATTCTGAAGGGGACGTTACCTGATGAAGGCTATGGCATGATCAATGTTAACAAAAGAATCAAGCTTCATTTTGGAGAACATTATGGATTAAGCTTCGAGCACCGGTCAGAAGGTGGAACAAGGGTCATTCTGATTATTGCAGCAACATCTTCAGATGAAATCTAA
- a CDS encoding DUF1273 domain-containing protein — translation MKNLLITGYRAHELSIFDQKHKGITYIKKAITSKLIPLVEEGLEWVITPGQYGVDLWACEAVIALKEQYPHLKLSIITAFLNQEEKWKDDKKIYYEEILKGVDYYGSVSKQPYSGAWQFTSRDDLLLRKTEGILLIYDEDAGEGSPRFMKEKALKKHSADGYRFISISAEDIQSTANEEEFSGFD, via the coding sequence ATGAAAAACCTTCTGATTACCGGCTATCGTGCCCACGAGCTTAGTATTTTCGATCAGAAGCATAAAGGGATTACATATATTAAAAAAGCGATTACTTCAAAGCTCATTCCCCTCGTTGAAGAAGGACTAGAGTGGGTTATTACTCCGGGACAGTATGGCGTGGACTTATGGGCGTGTGAGGCCGTCATCGCATTAAAGGAGCAATATCCGCATTTGAAATTATCCATTATTACTGCGTTTCTTAACCAGGAAGAGAAGTGGAAGGACGATAAAAAGATCTACTATGAAGAGATCTTAAAAGGTGTTGATTATTATGGCTCCGTCAGTAAACAGCCTTATAGCGGCGCATGGCAATTTACTTCGAGGGACGATCTGTTGCTGAGAAAAACAGAAGGTATTCTCTTGATCTATGATGAGGATGCGGGCGAGGGAAGCCCCAGATTCATGAAGGAGAAGGCTCTTAAGAAGCATTCGGCGGATGGCTATCGTTTTATAAGCATTAGTGCTGAGGATATCCAAAGCACAGCTAATGAAGAGGAATTTAGTGGTTTTGATTAA
- a CDS encoding DUF5107 domain-containing protein — protein MSVYRSILTIEGTKLEGENPLPMFRNRNYHREVVENGSFTPELKKGLGENTGERYLPYRIQDRYTRERKNIELETVVLENENLIAVFLPEYGGRLYSLKDKKTDREILYKNPVLQPANLAILNAWFSGGIEWNIGHVGHTYTTSSSVHTAKLLDDNGNEYIRIYEYERCKNIFWHIDFHLPTGAEQLQIYVRIINDNSSPVPMYWWTNIAVEETAKSRVFSSTNEAIYIENGLNGYGVGQLPYLPSVPNADASYTMNFPFSSEYFFQTAASYKAPWEAVAYEDGRMFFERSTSLLRYRKMFCWGNHAGGRRWCDFLAKPGEGNYVEVQGGFAPTQIHGLEMPANTVWDFTQMIGVTQVDTDLAYESNWDSANDYIEKHIDSTLNEDEVYAIHERLQSLAERTPTDLLHTGSGWGALERIRREKEEGRSVPLGFEFTDSSLGAPQHPWLVLLREGHIPESDINDIPQSWMVQDEWKQLVEKSLELESNSSWSALNYYGVMLYEKGLEEQAIEAWEASLRKAPSAWVYRNLAEVKKHKGDTESALSLLEQAYLVSNSFPDRAFAEEYLNLLIQNKEYEKAWSIYEYLPAEFAKGERIQIIVGAAALHLGNEEFMNKLFTSEFAVIREGEVLIIELWYKYHAMKIANERNVPLTQELIDEATVRFPPPNNIDFRMIGS, from the coding sequence ATGAGCGTATATAGGTCAATACTAACGATAGAAGGCACCAAATTAGAAGGGGAAAACCCTCTTCCGATGTTTCGGAACAGAAACTACCATAGAGAGGTAGTGGAGAATGGGAGCTTTACTCCAGAGCTTAAGAAGGGTCTCGGTGAAAATACGGGCGAGAGATATTTACCCTATCGGATTCAGGATCGATATACTAGAGAACGTAAAAACATCGAATTAGAAACCGTTGTCCTTGAAAATGAAAACTTAATAGCGGTATTTCTGCCGGAATACGGCGGAAGATTGTATTCGCTTAAGGATAAGAAAACAGACAGGGAAATCTTGTACAAGAACCCTGTGCTTCAGCCTGCCAATCTTGCTATCCTCAATGCTTGGTTTTCTGGAGGGATTGAGTGGAATATCGGGCATGTTGGACATACGTATACGACTAGCTCTTCCGTTCATACGGCCAAGCTTCTTGATGATAATGGAAATGAGTATATACGAATATACGAATATGAACGCTGTAAAAATATTTTCTGGCACATTGATTTCCATCTACCTACGGGAGCAGAGCAACTTCAAATTTACGTCCGCATAATTAATGATAATAGCAGTCCAGTTCCGATGTATTGGTGGACGAATATTGCAGTAGAGGAAACGGCGAAGTCACGGGTTTTCTCCTCAACTAACGAAGCTATCTATATTGAGAATGGGCTTAATGGCTATGGCGTCGGCCAATTGCCTTATTTGCCTTCAGTACCGAATGCCGATGCTTCTTATACAATGAATTTCCCTTTCTCGAGCGAATACTTTTTCCAAACTGCCGCTTCTTACAAAGCTCCTTGGGAGGCTGTGGCCTATGAGGATGGGAGAATGTTTTTCGAGCGTTCTACTTCATTATTGCGATATCGGAAAATGTTCTGCTGGGGCAATCATGCCGGTGGGAGACGTTGGTGCGACTTCCTAGCTAAGCCTGGCGAAGGAAACTATGTAGAAGTGCAGGGTGGGTTTGCTCCGACACAGATTCATGGTCTTGAGATGCCAGCAAATACAGTGTGGGATTTTACGCAAATGATTGGTGTAACCCAAGTGGATACGGACTTAGCTTATGAAAGTAACTGGGATTCCGCCAACGATTATATTGAGAAGCATATCGATAGTACCCTTAATGAAGATGAGGTTTATGCGATTCATGAGAGATTACAGTCCCTTGCGGAACGCACGCCAACCGATTTGTTGCATACGGGATCAGGTTGGGGAGCGCTAGAAAGAATTCGGAGGGAGAAAGAGGAAGGAAGATCAGTACCATTAGGCTTCGAATTTACAGATTCGAGTCTTGGTGCACCTCAGCATCCATGGTTAGTGCTTCTACGCGAAGGACACATTCCGGAAAGTGATATTAATGATATTCCGCAATCCTGGATGGTTCAGGACGAGTGGAAGCAATTGGTGGAGAAAAGTCTTGAGCTTGAGAGCAACAGTTCTTGGTCTGCCCTTAATTATTACGGTGTTATGCTGTATGAGAAGGGGCTAGAGGAGCAAGCAATAGAGGCGTGGGAAGCTTCTCTGAGAAAAGCACCATCTGCTTGGGTTTATCGTAATCTAGCCGAGGTGAAGAAGCACAAAGGAGATACGGAAAGTGCGCTGAGCCTATTGGAGCAAGCTTACCTCGTATCGAACAGCTTCCCGGATAGAGCTTTTGCAGAAGAGTATCTCAATTTATTGATTCAAAATAAAGAGTATGAGAAGGCTTGGAGCATCTACGAGTACTTGCCTGCTGAGTTCGCTAAGGGAGAGCGCATTCAGATTATCGTAGGGGCAGCGGCGCTTCATCTGGGTAATGAAGAATTCATGAACAAGCTGTTTACCTCCGAATTCGCGGTTATACGCGAAGGGGAAGTGTTAATCATTGAGCTATGGTATAAGTATCATGCCATGAAGATCGCTAATGAGAGGAATGTACCGCTAACTCAGGAGCTTATTGACGAAGCTACAGTGAGATTCCCTCCTCCGAACAATATCGACTTTAGGATGATTGGCTCTTAA
- a CDS encoding carbohydrate ABC transporter permease produces MRNYSVKKRKNKWPAYIPLYAWLIFSIILFGWVILASLSTTREIFTNSLLASGPKFSNYIDLFKNQAMGRYFMNSVIYTVASCIGIVVVAAPAAYILGRVPFRGRFLVSAMFVSALAIPGVLISIPLFSLFVELKLTGSISTLVLIYIFTNVPFGVFFLTSFFSSIPKEFEESAAMDGCGPIKTFIKIILPVAQPGLITLSIFNFLGVWNEYFYALIFANDPGTRTLALSLQSIVYGYSNTGNYGGIFAACMVVFLPSFIVYLFVSKKIMSGITVGSVKG; encoded by the coding sequence ATGCGGAATTATAGTGTAAAAAAACGAAAAAATAAATGGCCAGCGTACATTCCTCTATATGCATGGTTAATATTTTCCATTATTCTATTTGGGTGGGTTATTCTAGCATCTTTAAGTACAACTAGAGAAATATTTACAAATTCGCTGCTCGCTAGCGGCCCCAAATTTTCTAACTATATTGATTTATTTAAGAACCAGGCTATGGGACGCTACTTCATGAATAGCGTAATTTATACCGTTGCTTCCTGCATAGGAATCGTTGTTGTTGCTGCACCTGCAGCGTACATTCTAGGACGGGTGCCATTCAGAGGTAGGTTTCTGGTAAGTGCGATGTTCGTATCAGCGCTTGCTATACCGGGAGTGTTGATTTCTATACCCTTGTTTTCACTTTTCGTAGAGTTGAAGCTTACAGGCTCAATATCGACTCTAGTTCTCATTTACATTTTTACGAACGTACCTTTTGGTGTGTTTTTTCTAACGAGCTTCTTTTCCTCCATTCCTAAGGAATTCGAGGAGTCTGCTGCGATGGACGGCTGTGGGCCAATTAAGACATTCATTAAGATCATATTACCTGTTGCGCAGCCAGGTCTAATTACTTTATCGATCTTTAATTTCTTGGGAGTGTGGAATGAATATTTCTATGCTCTCATTTTTGCGAACGATCCAGGCACGCGTACATTAGCCTTATCTCTTCAATCTATCGTGTATGGCTATTCCAATACGGGCAATTACGGAGGGATTTTTGCAGCTTGTATGGTCGTTTTCCTACCAAGCTTCATCGTTTATTTATTCGTATCGAAGAAGATTATGTCCGGGATAACGGTTGGCTCAGTTAAAGGATAA
- a CDS encoding carbohydrate ABC transporter permease, translating into MRFKKSVIALFLLPAVLIYLCIFLYPTLRTFAMSFYNIPSLSSKFKEWEFKGIQNYADLIHNSYFVKSVWNVLGIWAIGGALIFGIAFLFAIILTSGVRGKNFWRSLIFLPNTVSVVVLSTVWLQYIFNSNYGLLTTVFNRLGLTALANIQWTDNEHIYFSMIIAFSFGSIGYFMLILNAGIDRIPSDYYEAATLDGASVWIKFFKITMPLLRDVFRTTLVLWTITAFNFFVWSATFGLDDPHTVTPGFYMYQKVFGKGTSIYSGEVLNVGSGASVGIIITVAILLVTMLINRVFSKDRLEY; encoded by the coding sequence ATGAGGTTCAAAAAATCTGTTATTGCGTTATTTTTATTACCCGCTGTTCTGATCTACCTCTGTATATTTCTCTATCCGACCCTACGGACGTTTGCGATGAGTTTTTATAATATTCCTTCATTATCAAGCAAGTTTAAAGAATGGGAGTTCAAAGGCATTCAGAATTATGCTGATCTGATCCATAATTCTTACTTTGTTAAATCGGTATGGAATGTACTAGGGATATGGGCGATTGGAGGGGCATTAATATTTGGTATTGCTTTTCTATTTGCTATTATTCTAACCTCGGGTGTCCGTGGAAAAAATTTCTGGAGATCGCTTATCTTCCTGCCGAATACCGTTTCGGTAGTCGTGCTATCGACCGTTTGGCTGCAGTACATTTTTAATTCTAATTATGGCTTACTAACTACCGTATTTAATCGCCTAGGTCTTACGGCGCTCGCCAATATACAGTGGACTGACAATGAGCATATCTATTTCTCGATGATCATTGCGTTTAGCTTCGGTTCAATCGGATATTTCATGCTTATTCTGAATGCGGGAATTGATAGAATTCCAAGTGATTATTACGAAGCGGCTACGCTTGACGGAGCGAGTGTGTGGATTAAATTTTTCAAAATTACGATGCCGCTCTTACGTGATGTTTTCCGGACGACTCTTGTCTTATGGACGATTACTGCATTTAATTTCTTTGTATGGTCGGCGACCTTCGGGCTGGATGATCCTCACACAGTTACACCTGGGTTTTATATGTATCAGAAGGTATTCGGTAAAGGGACTAGTATCTACTCGGGGGAAGTCCTTAACGTTGGATCTGGAGCAAGCGTAGGTATTATTATTACGGTAGCTATTCTGCTTGTAACTATGCTTATCAATCGGGTGTTCTCGAAAGACCGTTTAGAATATTAA
- a CDS encoding ABC transporter substrate-binding protein, producing MNKKRKAFGSLLLASMLTLSMLSGCGKSNTAEPSSASPSEKASAPATESASTEASTLSGKVVFWSMWSNAEPQAKVIDEAIADFKAANPAVEVEIKYNGRDINKLIKPALESGQQIDIFEQDPSAALANLKDHVLKLDDLLAEQAIGDDGKSVKDSIIPSLIEWVKSLSGPAGLEEGYYAIPQQPYAVLFFYNKELFNKAGITEVPTSWEQFLAACESLKQAGIEPITFDDAYRSLFSGGYLASAMGSDWTDSLVKDKTGEMWKDPIVLQFAKDIQNLHEKGYFSKKIAGNKYPAGQQDLAIGKVAMYLNGSWLPNEVAETAGPNFQWGSFQFPTVPNGNDKGGQQGLTFGAQGLLLNKKSKNVPAAFELVKYLVSKKTQAAMGTQAVAIPATVDTKWPAPLEEAAIAFNNAKVNLPWGFGMENAGDFSSGTVFPVFMELATGKINADQYVAKMVTEAKKFYSGK from the coding sequence GTGAACAAAAAAAGAAAAGCATTCGGATCTTTATTACTTGCTTCTATGTTAACGCTTTCAATGTTGTCGGGTTGCGGAAAATCAAATACGGCAGAACCGTCTTCTGCTTCACCTTCCGAGAAAGCATCGGCTCCTGCAACCGAAAGCGCTTCAACTGAAGCTTCCACGCTTAGTGGCAAGGTTGTTTTCTGGTCCATGTGGAGCAATGCGGAGCCTCAGGCTAAAGTCATCGACGAAGCTATTGCTGACTTTAAGGCTGCCAATCCTGCAGTAGAAGTAGAGATTAAGTATAACGGACGCGATATTAACAAGCTTATTAAACCAGCATTGGAAAGCGGACAGCAGATTGATATTTTCGAACAAGATCCTTCGGCTGCACTTGCTAATCTTAAGGATCATGTGCTTAAGCTAGATGATTTGCTTGCTGAGCAGGCAATTGGGGATGACGGTAAGTCAGTTAAAGACTCTATTATTCCTTCTCTCATTGAATGGGTCAAATCTCTTTCTGGACCAGCGGGTCTGGAAGAAGGATACTATGCTATTCCACAGCAGCCTTACGCCGTTCTATTCTTCTATAACAAAGAGTTATTCAATAAAGCGGGCATTACGGAAGTGCCTACATCATGGGAACAATTCCTAGCTGCTTGTGAGTCGCTTAAGCAAGCAGGTATTGAGCCTATTACATTCGATGATGCTTACCGCAGTTTATTTTCAGGCGGATATTTGGCAAGTGCAATGGGAAGCGACTGGACAGATAGCCTAGTCAAAGATAAAACAGGTGAAATGTGGAAGGATCCGATCGTGCTCCAGTTCGCTAAAGATATTCAGAACCTGCACGAAAAAGGTTATTTCTCCAAAAAAATCGCAGGAAATAAATATCCAGCTGGACAACAGGATTTGGCTATAGGTAAGGTCGCTATGTATTTGAACGGTAGCTGGTTGCCTAATGAGGTTGCCGAAACTGCTGGACCGAACTTCCAATGGGGCTCATTCCAGTTCCCGACTGTTCCGAATGGCAATGATAAAGGCGGCCAGCAAGGACTTACTTTTGGTGCACAGGGACTTCTCTTAAACAAGAAAAGCAAAAATGTTCCGGCAGCATTCGAGCTTGTTAAATACTTGGTAAGTAAGAAAACACAAGCAGCTATGGGTACGCAAGCCGTTGCTATTCCGGCTACTGTTGATACGAAATGGCCAGCACCATTAGAGGAAGCGGCAATTGCATTCAATAACGCGAAGGTTAATTTACCTTGGGGCTTCGGTATGGAAAATGCAGGTGATTTCTCATCAGGAACGGTATTCCCTGTGTTCATGGAATTGGCAACCGGTAAAATCAATGCTGATCAGTATGTAGCTAAAATGGTTACGGAAGCTAAAAAGTTCTATTCAGGTAAATAA